In a genomic window of Lagopus muta isolate bLagMut1 chromosome 2, bLagMut1 primary, whole genome shotgun sequence:
- the VGLL2 gene encoding transcription cofactor vestigial-like protein 2 isoform X4: MSCLDVMYQVYGPPQPYFAAAYSPYPQKLALYSKMQEAPESGSSAGASSSFSSHAAASIKEEECSPEKERPPEAEYISSRCVLFTYFQGDISAVVDEHFSRALSQPSSFSLGSAKATRNAGSWRDGSFPMSQRSFPPSFWNSTYQPSSVPVTLSSPLAAHSELPFTTADPYAPASLHGHLHQGGPEAWHHAHHHHHHHPYLGTQSTAYPRPAAMHEVYGPHFDPRYGSLLVPTASVRPHRLTPAAVPTPVSPPCELGKGEAGPAAAWTTPGPFPNAAGDVAQSLGLNVDAGKQEQCVTHSTFLDPKTRSEVCSLRTKARICTGFRAVLHSSSPGSPL; this comes from the exons ATGAGCTGTCTGGATGTTATGTACCAAGTGTATGGTCCTCCCCAGCCGTACTTCGCCGCAGCCTACAGCCCCTACCCGCAG AAACTCGCCTTGTACTCCAAAATGCAAGAAGCCCCGGAGAGCGGCAGCAGCGCCGGCGCGAGCAGCTCCTTCTCCAGCCACGCCGCAGCCAGCATCAAGGAGGAGGAGTGCAGCCCCGAGAAGGAGAGGCCCCCCGAGGCTGAGTACATCAGCTCCCGGTGCGTCCTCTTCACCTACTTCCAAGGGGACATCAGCGCAGTGGTGGACGAGCACTTCAGCCGGGCGCTCAGCCAGCCCAGCAGCTTCTCGCTCGGCAGCGCCAAGGCGACTCGGAACGCCGGCTCCTGGCGGG ATGGCTCCTTCCCGATGAGCCAGCGCAGCTTCCCCCCGTCCTTCTGGAACAGCACCTACCAGCCCTCCTCGGTCCCCGTCACCCTTAGCAGCCCCCTGGCTGCCCACAGCGAGCTGCCCTTCACCACCGCGGACCCCTATGCCCCAGCCTCCCTGCACGGCCACCTGCACCAGGGTGGCCCTGAGGCCTGGCATCACgctcaccaccaccaccaccaccatccctACCTCGGGACGCAGAGCACAGCCTACCCCCGCCCCGCAGCCATGCACGAGGTCTACGGCCCTCATTTTGACCCTCGCTATGGCTCCCTGCTGGTGCCCACCGCCTCCGTCCGCCCCCACCGCCTCACTCCCGCCGCCGTGCCCACACCAGTCAGCCCACCCTGCGAGCTGGGCAAGGGCGAGGcgggccctgctgctgcctggacGACACCGGGACCCTTCCCCAATGCGGCGGGAGACGTGGCACAGAGCCTCGGCCTCAACGTGGACGCAG GCAAGCAAGAGCAATGTGTCACCCACTCAACATTTCTGGATCCCAAGACACGCTCTGAG GTTTGCAGCCTCAGGACAAAAGCAAGGATCTGTACTGGTTTTAGAGCTGTCCTTCACTCTTCCTCCCCTGGCTCTCCCCTGTAG
- the VGLL2 gene encoding transcription cofactor vestigial-like protein 2 isoform X2, giving the protein MSCLDVMYQVYGPPQPYFAAAYSPYPQKLALYSKMQEAPESGSSAGASSSFSSHAAASIKEEECSPEKERPPEAEYISSRCVLFTYFQGDISAVVDEHFSRALSQPSSFSLGSAKATRNAGSWRDGSFPMSQRSFPPSFWNSTYQPSSVPVTLSSPLAAHSELPFTTADPYAPASLHGHLHQGGPEAWHHAHHHHHHHPYLGTQSTAYPRPAAMHEVYGPHFDPRYGSLLVPTASVRPHRLTPAAVPTPVSPPCELGKGEAGPAAAWTTPGPFPNAAGDVAQSLGLNVDAARRYSFCGGSLLS; this is encoded by the exons ATGAGCTGTCTGGATGTTATGTACCAAGTGTATGGTCCTCCCCAGCCGTACTTCGCCGCAGCCTACAGCCCCTACCCGCAG AAACTCGCCTTGTACTCCAAAATGCAAGAAGCCCCGGAGAGCGGCAGCAGCGCCGGCGCGAGCAGCTCCTTCTCCAGCCACGCCGCAGCCAGCATCAAGGAGGAGGAGTGCAGCCCCGAGAAGGAGAGGCCCCCCGAGGCTGAGTACATCAGCTCCCGGTGCGTCCTCTTCACCTACTTCCAAGGGGACATCAGCGCAGTGGTGGACGAGCACTTCAGCCGGGCGCTCAGCCAGCCCAGCAGCTTCTCGCTCGGCAGCGCCAAGGCGACTCGGAACGCCGGCTCCTGGCGGG ATGGCTCCTTCCCGATGAGCCAGCGCAGCTTCCCCCCGTCCTTCTGGAACAGCACCTACCAGCCCTCCTCGGTCCCCGTCACCCTTAGCAGCCCCCTGGCTGCCCACAGCGAGCTGCCCTTCACCACCGCGGACCCCTATGCCCCAGCCTCCCTGCACGGCCACCTGCACCAGGGTGGCCCTGAGGCCTGGCATCACgctcaccaccaccaccaccaccatccctACCTCGGGACGCAGAGCACAGCCTACCCCCGCCCCGCAGCCATGCACGAGGTCTACGGCCCTCATTTTGACCCTCGCTATGGCTCCCTGCTGGTGCCCACCGCCTCCGTCCGCCCCCACCGCCTCACTCCCGCCGCCGTGCCCACACCAGTCAGCCCACCCTGCGAGCTGGGCAAGGGCGAGGcgggccctgctgctgcctggacGACACCGGGACCCTTCCCCAATGCGGCGGGAGACGTGGCACAGAGCCTCGGCCTCAACGTGGACGCAG CTCGGCGTTACTCCTTCTGTGGTGGATCCCTTCTGAGCTGA
- the VGLL2 gene encoding transcription cofactor vestigial-like protein 2 isoform X1 yields the protein MSCLDVMYQVYGPPQPYFAAAYSPYPQKLALYSKMQEAPESGSSAGASSSFSSHAAASIKEEECSPEKERPPEAEYISSRCVLFTYFQGDISAVVDEHFSRALSQPSSFSLGSAKATRNAGSWRDGSFPMSQRSFPPSFWNSTYQPSSVPVTLSSPLAAHSELPFTTADPYAPASLHGHLHQGGPEAWHHAHHHHHHHPYLGTQSTAYPRPAAMHEVYGPHFDPRYGSLLVPTASVRPHRLTPAAVPTPVSPPCELGKGEAGPAAAWTTPGPFPNAAGDVAQSLGLNVDAGLQPQDKSKDLYWF from the exons ATGAGCTGTCTGGATGTTATGTACCAAGTGTATGGTCCTCCCCAGCCGTACTTCGCCGCAGCCTACAGCCCCTACCCGCAG AAACTCGCCTTGTACTCCAAAATGCAAGAAGCCCCGGAGAGCGGCAGCAGCGCCGGCGCGAGCAGCTCCTTCTCCAGCCACGCCGCAGCCAGCATCAAGGAGGAGGAGTGCAGCCCCGAGAAGGAGAGGCCCCCCGAGGCTGAGTACATCAGCTCCCGGTGCGTCCTCTTCACCTACTTCCAAGGGGACATCAGCGCAGTGGTGGACGAGCACTTCAGCCGGGCGCTCAGCCAGCCCAGCAGCTTCTCGCTCGGCAGCGCCAAGGCGACTCGGAACGCCGGCTCCTGGCGGG ATGGCTCCTTCCCGATGAGCCAGCGCAGCTTCCCCCCGTCCTTCTGGAACAGCACCTACCAGCCCTCCTCGGTCCCCGTCACCCTTAGCAGCCCCCTGGCTGCCCACAGCGAGCTGCCCTTCACCACCGCGGACCCCTATGCCCCAGCCTCCCTGCACGGCCACCTGCACCAGGGTGGCCCTGAGGCCTGGCATCACgctcaccaccaccaccaccaccatccctACCTCGGGACGCAGAGCACAGCCTACCCCCGCCCCGCAGCCATGCACGAGGTCTACGGCCCTCATTTTGACCCTCGCTATGGCTCCCTGCTGGTGCCCACCGCCTCCGTCCGCCCCCACCGCCTCACTCCCGCCGCCGTGCCCACACCAGTCAGCCCACCCTGCGAGCTGGGCAAGGGCGAGGcgggccctgctgctgcctggacGACACCGGGACCCTTCCCCAATGCGGCGGGAGACGTGGCACAGAGCCTCGGCCTCAACGTGGACGCAG GTTTGCAGCCTCAGGACAAAAGCAAGGATCTGTACTGGTTTTAG
- the VGLL2 gene encoding transcription cofactor vestigial-like protein 2 isoform X3, whose product MQEAPESGSSAGASSSFSSHAAASIKEEECSPEKERPPEAEYISSRCVLFTYFQGDISAVVDEHFSRALSQPSSFSLGSAKATRNAGSWRDGSFPMSQRSFPPSFWNSTYQPSSVPVTLSSPLAAHSELPFTTADPYAPASLHGHLHQGGPEAWHHAHHHHHHHPYLGTQSTAYPRPAAMHEVYGPHFDPRYGSLLVPTASVRPHRLTPAAVPTPVSPPCELGKGEAGPAAAWTTPGPFPNAAGDVAQSLGLNVDAGLQPQDKSKDLYWF is encoded by the exons ATGCAAGAAGCCCCGGAGAGCGGCAGCAGCGCCGGCGCGAGCAGCTCCTTCTCCAGCCACGCCGCAGCCAGCATCAAGGAGGAGGAGTGCAGCCCCGAGAAGGAGAGGCCCCCCGAGGCTGAGTACATCAGCTCCCGGTGCGTCCTCTTCACCTACTTCCAAGGGGACATCAGCGCAGTGGTGGACGAGCACTTCAGCCGGGCGCTCAGCCAGCCCAGCAGCTTCTCGCTCGGCAGCGCCAAGGCGACTCGGAACGCCGGCTCCTGGCGGG ATGGCTCCTTCCCGATGAGCCAGCGCAGCTTCCCCCCGTCCTTCTGGAACAGCACCTACCAGCCCTCCTCGGTCCCCGTCACCCTTAGCAGCCCCCTGGCTGCCCACAGCGAGCTGCCCTTCACCACCGCGGACCCCTATGCCCCAGCCTCCCTGCACGGCCACCTGCACCAGGGTGGCCCTGAGGCCTGGCATCACgctcaccaccaccaccaccaccatccctACCTCGGGACGCAGAGCACAGCCTACCCCCGCCCCGCAGCCATGCACGAGGTCTACGGCCCTCATTTTGACCCTCGCTATGGCTCCCTGCTGGTGCCCACCGCCTCCGTCCGCCCCCACCGCCTCACTCCCGCCGCCGTGCCCACACCAGTCAGCCCACCCTGCGAGCTGGGCAAGGGCGAGGcgggccctgctgctgcctggacGACACCGGGACCCTTCCCCAATGCGGCGGGAGACGTGGCACAGAGCCTCGGCCTCAACGTGGACGCAG GTTTGCAGCCTCAGGACAAAAGCAAGGATCTGTACTGGTTTTAG